The sequence ATCCCGTCGTCTGTCGCCAGATCGACATGACCCTTCGCACCGCGCACCCAGCCCTTTTCGGACAGGATCACCGTGACCGGCTCTTTCTCGATCATGGCATCCATGCTGAACTCGACCGCAGGTGCAGCCTCGGCGATGGTCGTGCGGCGCGCGCCCAGCAGCGTGTCTTCGCCGTACTCCTTACGCAGCGCCTTCAGATCACGCTTTAGACGCGTACGTTGGCGAGCAGGCGAACCGAGCAGTGTTTCCAGCTCTTCACGCTCGGTCAGCAGATCATCACGCTCACCGCGCAGCTGCATTTCCTCCAGCTTGCGCAGGCTCCGCAGCCGCATGTTGAGGATCGCTTCGGCTTGCCTGTCGGTGAGCTCGAATTCCTTCATCATGATCGGTTTGGGCTCATCCTCGGTACGGATGATTTCGATCACACGGTCAAGATTGAGGAACGCCTTGATGTAGCCTTCGACCAGTTCCAACCGCGCAGCAATCTTGTCGAGCCGGTGCTGCGTGCGGCGTTGCAGGATTTCGATCTGGCTGGCGGTCCAGTTACCCAGCAGTTCCTTCAGCCCCATCACCATCGGCGTGCGCGTGGCGTCGAGCACGTTTAGGTTCAAGCCAAACCGCGTTTCCAGATCGGTCAACTTATAGAGCGATTCCTTGAGCAGTTCGGGGTCGACGTTGCGGTTCTTCGGCACCAGCACGAGGCGGATATTCTCGTCACTTTCGTCGCGTACGTCTTCGAGAATCGGGAGCTTCTTATCGGCGATCAGCTGGGCGATCTGTTCGATCAACTTGCCCTTCTGCACCTGATAAGGAATCTCGCTGATGACGAGCTGATATTGCCCGCCGCCCAGTCGCTCGATCCCGGCGTTTTTATCTTCCTGCTTCTCCGCCTCGGCAGATTGGAAGCGCCCGCGTATTCGGAACGATCCGCGCCCGGTTTCATAGGCGTGCGAAATCACTTCGGGACTGTCGACGATCAGGCCGCCAGTCGGCAGGTCCGGCCCGTGGAACAGCTCCATCAGGCGCGGATGTTCGACATGGGGATTGTCGATCAGCTCCAGCGTCGCATCGATGATCTCGGCAACGTTGTGACTGGGGATGTTGGTCGCCATGCCCACCGCAATTCCACTGGCACCATTGGCGAGCAGATTGGGGAACAGGCCGGGCATCAGCTCGGGCTCTTCATCCTCGTTGTTATAGGTCGGGATGAAGTCGACCGTGCCTTCGTCCAGCCCTGCCATCAGGCTCATCGCGGTCTTGGTCAGTCGCGCTTCTGTGTAACGATAGGCCGCAGCATTATCGCCGTCGATATTACCGAAGTTACCCTGTCCCTCGACCAGCGGATAACGCAGCGAGAAATCCTGCGCGAGGCGGACCATTGCGTCATAGGCTGCAGTATCACCATGCGGGTGATATTTACCGATCACCTCACCCACAACGCGGGCGGATTTCTTGTAGTTGTTGGACGGGTCCAGCTTCAACTGGCGCATGGTCCACAGCAGACGGCGATGGACCGGTTTCAGTCCGTCGCGCAGATCCGGCAGCGACCGCGCAGTGATCGTCGAAAGAGCATAGACGAGATAGCGTTCTTCCAGCGCGGAATCGAACGGCGCATCGACAATCGAGTCGAACGGATCGGGAATGTCATCTTCAATTTTGGTGGTGACCATCAGCGCCGTCTAGCAAGCCTATTCACCCAGCGGGAGTGCGCGCGGGCAATTTCCACAGATGTTGCGCTATTTCTTCAACTCGCCGACCTCGACCCGCAATGCGCGGATCTCGGCCAGGATCTCCTCGCGGTCATGCTCGGCCTCTTCATTATTGGCCTCGTCCATTGCGGTCACGATGATCGCGATAAACAGGTTGAGCACAATGAAACTGGTGACGAGGATAAACGGCACGAAGAATGCCCAAGCATAGGGGTAAACTTCCATCAATGGCCGGACGATACCCATCGACCAACTTTCCAGCGTCATGATCTGGAACAGCGAATAGAGCGATTCCCCAATCGTGCCGAACCAATGCGGGAATTCCTGACCGAACAGCTTGGTCGCCATCACTGCGCCGATGTAAAAAATCAGGCTCAGCAAAGCGATAACCGTGCCCATCGAAGGGATCGCACCAAGCAATCCTTGTACAACCTGCCGCATACTTGGGACGACCGAAACAAGACGCAATATCCGCAAGATACGCAGCGCACGTAGGACGGAGAATTGCTGGCTCGCCGGTACCAGCGCGACGCTAACGATCAACAAATCGAATACATTCCAGCCACTCGCGAAAAAGCGGTGCCGGTAGACGAACAGTTTGAGGCCAATCTCAATTACGAAGATCGTAATCGCGGCCTCGTCTGCCCATGACAGCCATTTGCCATAATCAGCGACGACCGAAGGTACTGTTTCCAGCCCCAAAGCGATCGCATTGACTACGATAACAATTGTGATGAAGCCTTCGAAACGGCTTGATTCGATAAATTTCTGAAGCTTTTCGCGCATGAAGCGGCTTCGTAATTTGAGAGCCACAATATGCAATGCAATTTGTGGTTTAGGCGGGACTGCATCTGAAATGTGGCAGAGTCGTTCGGTCGCCACCCGTCTCACCACTTCAATTATAACATCACTGTTTCAGCAACTTGCTCAGAATATATCTATCGGGCTTGCCAAATAAGGCAAACTATGGCCACATTATGGCAAGAATAAGGCAATAACCAAGGAGACGGACTATGAAGAAGGCAATTCTTATCGCAGCTTCGGTTTTGGCTTTGGCCGCTTGTGCCGGGGGTGAGCAGGATCAGGCGAGTTACGAAATAACTGATTCTGCCGAAAGCGCCGATGCCGCTGCTGAAATGGCCAGCGCCGATTCGGAGGCGCCACAATTGGAAAGTGGACCTGCCGCAATTCCCGCTTCCATGCCCAAACTCGCCTATCAATATGGCTATTCCTACGAACTCCCCTCCCCCGAAGTCTCCCGCCTGATGCGCAAGCACGCCGACCTGTGCGAGAAGCAGGGGCCGACAAGCTGCCAGATCATCGGCATGAACCTGTCAGGAAATGCTGATGAAAACGACATGCGCGGAACATTGCAGCTCGCCGTTGCAGCCAGTCATGCTCGTGCGGTTGGCGCGCTGCTCGAAGATGAGGCGGAAAATTCAGGGGCCGAACAAGTCTCCGCCAATATCGCTGCGGAAGAAGTGTCGAAGAAAATCGTTGATACTGAAGCCCGCATCCGTTCGCGGACACAGCTGCGCGAACGGCTTACCGAAGTGCTCAAGACACGCCGCGGTTCGGTCGAAGAACTGGTCGCAGCCGAACGACAGGTGGCACAGGTCAATGAAGAAATCGACCAAGCGCGAAGCTGGCTCAAAGAAACGCAGGGCCGCGTTACCTTCAGCAAGCTGGATGTGAATTATAGCTCCAGCGATGTCGTCGCGGGATCGTTTATCGATCCGATCAAGGCTGCGATGGGATCGATGGGCTCGGTGCTCGGAACCATCGTGGCAATCTTTATGCTGCTGGGCGCGATTGTCTTGCCACTTGGCGGCGCGGCGCTGGGTATCCGTGCTGTCGCCCGCAAGTTCCGGCCAACTGCTGAAACCGCTGCAGCTTCGACCGGAACCTAAACTCCCTGCATATCCCGGCTTTCGGGCGGGATATGCACTTCCAGCCCCTCCAGCGCGTCTGTCAGGTCAATCTGACATGACAGACGGCTGGTTGGCTGGACCCCGGCGGCGAGGTCGAGCATATCTTCCTCTTCCTCGCTCGCTTCGGGAAGTTTGCGGAACCAGTCGCGATCAAGAATTACGTGGCAGGTCGAGCAAGCCATCTGGCCCTCGCATGTCCCCTCAAGAGGCATTCCAGCGGCCTGCGCCACTTCAAGCAGCGAGATGCCTACCTCGCCTTCTGCTTCGACCTTCTCGCCTTTGTCAGTAACAAAGCGGACTTTCACCATTGGATCATTCCCCGGACCATCAGGCCTGCTGCGCCGCATAAGCGGCATTGATCCTTTCGGTAGCTTCCTCAAACTCTTTGAGCGTCGTGTAGCGCCCATAACCCAGCCTTATCGAGCCTTTTGCAGCGGCGTCGTCAAGTCCGATGGCCTTCAGCACATGGCTAGGCCGTCCCGATCCGCTGGCGCAGGCCGACCCTGCTGAAAATGCAACGCCGCGTGTTTCTGATATCAGACGGCTTGCATCAAGCCCCTCGCGGCGGAGGTTGAGATTGCCGTGCCAACGCGCATCAGCGCTGCCATTGAGCGTCCAACCTTCAAACAATTCGAGCGCGCGGTTCCAGAGTGTTTCCACATGGACCGCATCTGCATCGCGGCGTTCCACTGCCAACTTCGCAGCAGCGCCAAAGCCAGCACACAAGGCTGGGCTGAGCGTGCCGGAACGAATGCCGCCCTCTTGCCCGCCGCCGGTGATGCTCGAACTGAGCTCAACACCGTTGCGGACCCACAAGGCGCCTACACCCTTCGGACCGTGCATCTTATGCGCGCTGATCGCGATCATATCGGCATGGGCAATTTCGATCTTACCAGCCGCTTGGACTGCATCGACCAACAGCAATGCGCCCATTTCGCGGGCGCGCCGTTCAATCTGGACCATGGGCTGAATGGTACCGATCTCATTGTTGACCTGCATCACTGCAATCATTCGCGGTTTGGTTTTGAACTGGTAGTCAAGATCGATCAGCCCATCTTCACCAACCGGCCAGCGCTCTACATCACCAACAGCCGCAGCAGTATCGCCAACCGCAGAATGCTCGAGGGCAGAAACCATTATCGGTCCCTCATCCGGAGCGCCGCGAATGGCGAGATTGATCGCTTCGGTTGCGCCAGAAGTGAAGATCACCTTGCCATCAGGCGGCAGCAGCGCAGCGACCCGGTCACGCGCCAACTCGATCGCCGCAGCAGCCTGACGGCCCAGTGTGTGCGGGCTATGCGGATTACCAAAACCAGTCCCGCCGGGCCCATCGAGCCAGCGCAGCATCGCATCGCGCGCTTCCGGCGCGAGCGGCGTTGTCGCTTGGTAGTCGAGATAGATCATGCTGCGGCTTCTGCCATCTCGATCCAAACTTCGCAAAAACGCTCCACTTCCTCGCGCGTGGTATTCCAGCCGACGCTGACTCGGATCATGCGCGAAGCGAGGTCATCATCTATACCCATCGCCTCCAGCACATGACTGGTTTTGAGCGTTCCCGAAGAACAAGCGCTACCCTGCGAAACAGCAACACCCGCCATATCAAAGCGCATGAGCTGCGCGCTGCCGGATATGCCGGGCATTGCGAATGCGTGCACATAGGGCGTTGGATCGGAAAGCCGTTCCGACAA comes from Altererythrobacter sp. ZODW24 and encodes:
- the parC gene encoding DNA topoisomerase IV subunit A; this translates as MVTTKIEDDIPDPFDSIVDAPFDSALEERYLVYALSTITARSLPDLRDGLKPVHRRLLWTMRQLKLDPSNNYKKSARVVGEVIGKYHPHGDTAAYDAMVRLAQDFSLRYPLVEGQGNFGNIDGDNAAAYRYTEARLTKTAMSLMAGLDEGTVDFIPTYNNEDEEPELMPGLFPNLLANGASGIAVGMATNIPSHNVAEIIDATLELIDNPHVEHPRLMELFHGPDLPTGGLIVDSPEVISHAYETGRGSFRIRGRFQSAEAEKQEDKNAGIERLGGGQYQLVISEIPYQVQKGKLIEQIAQLIADKKLPILEDVRDESDENIRLVLVPKNRNVDPELLKESLYKLTDLETRFGLNLNVLDATRTPMVMGLKELLGNWTASQIEILQRRTQHRLDKIAARLELVEGYIKAFLNLDRVIEIIRTEDEPKPIMMKEFELTDRQAEAILNMRLRSLRKLEEMQLRGERDDLLTEREELETLLGSPARQRTRLKRDLKALRKEYGEDTLLGARRTTIAEAAPAVEFSMDAMIEKEPVTVILSEKGWVRGAKGHVDLATDDGMGDFKYKEGDGPAFALHAQTTDKLLLIANNGRVFTLGGDKLPGARGFGEPIRNTLDIDSEADIVGLVVHKPDGQMLFASSNGKGFAAQTSELLAETKKGRQVVNLKPGVKLSVVREIAPEHDHVAVVGDNRKLVIFNMEELPVLARGQGVMLQRYRDGGLADATTLTLEEGLSWAMGGKGDRTRTEKDVWQWKVARGAAGRLPPQGFPRDNKF
- a CDS encoding ion transporter → MREKLQKFIESSRFEGFITIVIVVNAIALGLETVPSVVADYGKWLSWADEAAITIFVIEIGLKLFVYRHRFFASGWNVFDLLIVSVALVPASQQFSVLRALRILRILRLVSVVPSMRQVVQGLLGAIPSMGTVIALLSLIFYIGAVMATKLFGQEFPHWFGTIGESLYSLFQIMTLESWSMGIVRPLMEVYPYAWAFFVPFILVTSFIVLNLFIAIIVTAMDEANNEEAEHDREEILAEIRALRVEVGELKK
- a CDS encoding DUF4349 domain-containing protein, which produces MKKAILIAASVLALAACAGGEQDQASYEITDSAESADAAAEMASADSEAPQLESGPAAIPASMPKLAYQYGYSYELPSPEVSRLMRKHADLCEKQGPTSCQIIGMNLSGNADENDMRGTLQLAVAASHARAVGALLEDEAENSGAEQVSANIAAEEVSKKIVDTEARIRSRTQLRERLTEVLKTRRGSVEELVAAERQVAQVNEEIDQARSWLKETQGRVTFSKLDVNYSSSDVVAGSFIDPIKAAMGSMGSVLGTIVAIFMLLGAIVLPLGGAALGIRAVARKFRPTAETAAASTGT
- a CDS encoding 2Fe-2S iron-sulfur cluster-binding protein; this translates as MVKVRFVTDKGEKVEAEGEVGISLLEVAQAAGMPLEGTCEGQMACSTCHVILDRDWFRKLPEASEEEEDMLDLAAGVQPTSRLSCQIDLTDALEGLEVHIPPESRDMQGV
- a CDS encoding cysteine desulfurase family protein yields the protein MIYLDYQATTPLAPEARDAMLRWLDGPGGTGFGNPHSPHTLGRQAAAAIELARDRVAALLPPDGKVIFTSGATEAINLAIRGAPDEGPIMVSALEHSAVGDTAAAVGDVERWPVGEDGLIDLDYQFKTKPRMIAVMQVNNEIGTIQPMVQIERRAREMGALLLVDAVQAAGKIEIAHADMIAISAHKMHGPKGVGALWVRNGVELSSSITGGGQEGGIRSGTLSPALCAGFGAAAKLAVERRDADAVHVETLWNRALELFEGWTLNGSADARWHGNLNLRREGLDASRLISETRGVAFSAGSACASGSGRPSHVLKAIGLDDAAAKGSIRLGYGRYTTLKEFEEATERINAAYAAQQA